From Nitrospirota bacterium, the proteins below share one genomic window:
- a CDS encoding ParB N-terminal domain-containing protein translates to MAEKKPKKEKAPGAARRRRKPAGVSAGLAAAELQAAAPPGEVAALHRAIEEDGGKALAVYREPYGGRWLVLAALPIEQVEPTPYQRNLSDTHVRKLEGVIGKLGRFLDPIIAVRAVHPSQGTRYWTPNGHHRLSAMRTLGAKSITAIVVPEAAAAYQILALNTEKAHNLREKSLEVVRMYRELARLDEATEETYALEFEEPAFITLGLCYEERPRFSGGAYHPVLKRVDEFLKKPMRAALDLRRARARTVMELDDLVIKQVEALKARGLTSPYLKSFVVARVNPLRFRPKEAAPLGFDETLDRMAKAAAKFNPDKIQVQDLARSGGAPDEGE, encoded by the coding sequence ATGGCAGAGAAAAAGCCCAAGAAGGAGAAGGCGCCGGGCGCCGCGAGGCGGCGGCGGAAACCGGCCGGGGTCTCGGCCGGGCTGGCGGCCGCGGAGCTGCAGGCGGCCGCGCCGCCCGGCGAGGTTGCGGCCCTGCACCGGGCCATCGAGGAGGACGGCGGCAAGGCGCTGGCCGTCTATCGCGAGCCCTACGGCGGGCGCTGGCTGGTCCTGGCCGCGCTCCCGATCGAGCAGGTCGAGCCCACTCCCTATCAGCGGAATCTGTCGGACACCCACGTCCGTAAGCTGGAGGGGGTGATCGGCAAGCTCGGGCGCTTCCTCGATCCGATCATCGCGGTGCGGGCCGTCCATCCCTCCCAGGGAACCAGGTACTGGACGCCGAACGGACATCACCGGCTCTCGGCCATGCGCACGCTAGGAGCGAAGAGCATCACGGCGATCGTCGTGCCCGAAGCGGCGGCGGCCTATCAGATCCTGGCGTTGAACACGGAGAAGGCCCACAACCTGCGGGAGAAGTCCCTGGAGGTCGTCCGCATGTACCGGGAGCTGGCCCGCCTGGACGAAGCGACGGAGGAGACCTACGCGCTGGAGTTCGAGGAGCCGGCCTTCATCACCCTGGGCCTCTGCTACGAAGAGCGGCCGCGCTTCAGCGGCGGGGCCTACCACCCGGTGCTCAAGCGGGTGGACGAGTTCCTCAAGAAGCCCATGCGCGCCGCGCTGGATCTCCGCCGCGCTCGGGCCAGGACGGTCATGGAGCTGGACGATCTGGTGATCAAACAGGTCGAGGCGCTGAAGGCCAGGGGCTTGACGAGCCCCTACCTCAAGAGCTTCGTCGTGGCCCGCGTGAACCCGCTGCGGTTCCGGCCGAAGGAGGCGGCGCCGCTGGGCTTCGACGAGACGCTCGACCGTATGGCCAAGGCTGCGGCCAAGTTCAACCCCGACAAGATCCAGGTGCAGGACCTGGCCCGTTCCGGCGGCGCCCCCGACGAAGGCGAGTAG
- a CDS encoding DUF5939 domain-containing protein, producing the protein MPFSPRRISQEWEIDAPVSRVWEVLGHTDRLNRASGLPSVQVSSFEEEAIGRPVRARLYGLLPLSWIEYPFEWVRGKNYCVQRDYTSGPLARFRGGVELEPAGRGCRVRMFAELTPRNWLGRLAIPLVARETFRKARDYCSRAVAQLAAPASATVPLPVRATPVDQALLRQRASRLDRAAWLDLAMLDRLLRHLVEAGDDEVVRMQPYALAARWGTGRDETLRLFLQATRAGLLSLVWDLMCPNCRVPKAEAESLALVARRFHCDTCGIDYDASLDRHVELRFRVHPGIRPAQDAVFCFGGPYSAPHVLVQHLLRPGETRDLSATLQDEAYRIRTLRVNHSALLMPGGDHRNSEPEFTYRDGNWTPRDATFKPGPLTFRWRNQSSQLIGVVLERVRWDEHAVTAARVAAMQEFRDLFGSEVLAPGQDIGVESVTILFSDLRESTRLYEEAGDAPAYGHVRRHFDFLKERVARNGGAVVKTIGDAVMAVFYRPADGMRCCLEIQRDLGPFNRASPDQRPLTIKLGLHQGPAIAINANGRLDYFGRTVNVASRLLRESRGGDVVATRETVQDPTVDRVLTEEKASVGEEWTPTLRGLTRPLTLCRIAPAQ; encoded by the coding sequence ATGCCCTTCTCTCCACGCCGCATCAGCCAGGAGTGGGAGATTGACGCGCCGGTCTCCCGCGTCTGGGAGGTGCTGGGCCACACCGACCGGCTGAACCGCGCATCCGGCCTGCCCTCCGTCCAGGTCAGCTCGTTCGAGGAAGAGGCCATCGGCCGGCCCGTCCGGGCCAGGCTCTACGGGCTCCTCCCGTTGAGTTGGATCGAGTATCCGTTCGAGTGGGTGCGGGGGAAGAATTACTGCGTCCAGCGGGACTACACGAGCGGCCCGCTGGCGCGGTTTCGCGGGGGCGTCGAATTGGAGCCGGCCGGACGCGGCTGCCGCGTGCGGATGTTCGCGGAGCTGACCCCGCGCAACTGGCTTGGGCGGCTGGCCATTCCGCTCGTCGCGCGCGAGACCTTCCGCAAGGCACGCGACTACTGCAGCCGGGCCGTCGCACAGCTCGCCGCTCCCGCCTCTGCGACTGTCCCATTGCCTGTCCGTGCGACACCGGTGGACCAGGCCCTGCTCCGGCAGCGGGCCAGCCGGCTGGATAGAGCGGCCTGGCTCGATCTGGCGATGCTCGACCGGTTGTTGCGCCACCTGGTCGAAGCCGGCGACGACGAGGTGGTGCGGATGCAGCCCTATGCGCTCGCGGCCCGCTGGGGGACGGGCCGGGACGAGACGCTCCGCCTGTTCCTGCAGGCGACCCGAGCCGGACTCCTGAGCCTGGTCTGGGACCTCATGTGCCCCAACTGCCGGGTGCCCAAGGCCGAGGCCGAGAGCCTGGCGCTCGTGGCCCGGCGCTTCCACTGCGACACCTGTGGGATCGACTACGACGCCAGCCTGGATCGCCATGTGGAGCTGCGGTTCCGGGTCCATCCGGGGATCCGGCCGGCGCAGGATGCGGTTTTCTGCTTCGGCGGGCCCTATAGCGCGCCTCACGTCCTCGTCCAGCACCTGCTCCGGCCGGGCGAGACGCGGGACCTCTCCGCGACTCTCCAGGACGAGGCCTATCGGATCAGGACCCTCAGGGTGAACCACTCCGCCCTGCTGATGCCCGGCGGGGATCACCGGAACTCGGAGCCCGAGTTCACCTATCGGGACGGGAACTGGACGCCGCGGGATGCGACCTTCAAGCCTGGCCCGCTGACGTTCCGCTGGCGCAACCAGTCGTCGCAGCTCATCGGGGTGGTGCTCGAGCGGGTCCGCTGGGACGAGCATGCGGTGACCGCGGCGCGCGTGGCGGCGATGCAGGAGTTCCGGGACCTGTTCGGCTCGGAGGTGCTGGCGCCGGGCCAGGACATCGGGGTGGAGTCGGTGACGATCCTCTTCAGCGACCTCCGGGAGTCCACCCGCCTGTACGAGGAGGCCGGCGACGCACCGGCCTACGGGCACGTGCGCCGGCACTTCGACTTTCTGAAGGAGCGGGTCGCCCGGAACGGCGGGGCCGTCGTCAAGACGATCGGGGACGCGGTCATGGCCGTGTTCTACCGGCCTGCGGACGGGATGCGCTGCTGCCTGGAGATCCAGCGGGACCTCGGGCCGTTCAACCGGGCCTCGCCCGACCAGCGCCCGCTCACGATCAAGCTGGGGCTGCACCAGGGGCCGGCGATCGCGATCAACGCGAACGGGCGGCTGGACTATTTCGGCCGGACCGTGAACGTCGCCTCGCGCCTCCTGCGCGAGAGCCGGGGGGGAGACGTGGTGGCGACCAGGGAGACGGTGCAGGACCCGACCGTGGACCGGGTCCTGACCGAGGAGAAGGCCTCGGTGGGGGAGGAATGGACGCCGACCCTGCGCGGGCTGACCCGGCCGTTGACATTGTGCCGAATCGCTCCGGCACAATAG
- the gyrA gene encoding DNA gyrase subunit A, which yields MPVDERLSQIAIEDEMRSSYLDYAMSVIVGRALPDVRDGLKPVHRRILYGMNEMGLVHNRAFRKSAKIVGEIMGNYHPHGDAAIYDTLVRMAQDFNMRYPLVDGQGNYGSVDGDPPAAMRYTEARLTKLAEEMLADIDKETVDFGPNYDESRTEPLVLPAKAPNLLINGAGGIAVGYATNIPTHNLAEVVDGLTLLIENPDATIAQLMKKIPGPDFPTAGFIYGTQGIKEAYETGRGLLTLRAKVNVETDERTDRDRLIVTEIPYQVNKARLIEKIAELIQDKKIEGISDLRDESDRDGFRIVIELKKGEIPQIVLNNLYKHTQLQSTFGVIMLALVHNRPEVLNLKQILQAFIEHRREVVVRRTAFDLRKAEERAHILEGLKIAIDHLDAVIALIRRSASPEEARGGLMRQFRLTEIQANAILDMKLQRLTQLERNKLVEEYQETLKKMEYLRSILASEALVRKIIKDELVALREEYKDERRTKIVPEEAEINIEDLIAVEEVAVTISHAGYIKRNPVSLYRAQRRGGKGKIGMGIKEEDFVETLFTASTHDYLLFFTDAGKVYWLKVHEIPEAGRAAKGKALVNLLALANDEKVTATLPVKEFREDRYVVMATRQGVIKKTQLSAYGNPRAGGIIALTLDEGDKLIAAEITDGQREILLGTRQGIVIRFKEDEVRPMGRTAHGVRGITLEEGNEVIGMETITPDSTTAILTITEGGYGKRTPVTEYRIQGRAGKGIISVKTTEKNGLAVGFLQVRDGDEIMIMAAQGKILRCRVNDISEIGRNTQGVRVLELEGPQDRVVGVARLAEAAEESGEGAADDSGE from the coding sequence ATGCCTGTTGATGAGAGATTGAGCCAGATCGCGATCGAAGACGAGATGCGCTCGTCCTACCTGGATTACGCGATGAGCGTGATCGTGGGCCGCGCGCTGCCGGACGTGCGCGACGGGCTCAAGCCGGTCCACCGGCGCATCCTCTACGGCATGAACGAGATGGGCCTGGTCCACAACCGGGCCTTCCGCAAGTCGGCCAAGATCGTCGGCGAGATCATGGGGAACTACCATCCCCACGGCGACGCGGCGATCTACGACACGCTGGTCCGGATGGCGCAGGACTTCAACATGCGCTATCCGCTGGTGGACGGCCAGGGCAACTACGGGTCGGTGGACGGCGATCCGCCGGCGGCCATGCGGTACACCGAGGCGCGGCTCACCAAGCTCGCCGAGGAGATGCTGGCCGACATCGACAAGGAGACGGTCGACTTCGGGCCCAACTACGACGAGTCGCGCACGGAGCCGCTGGTCCTGCCGGCCAAGGCGCCGAACCTCCTCATCAACGGCGCCGGCGGGATCGCCGTGGGCTACGCGACGAACATCCCCACCCACAACCTGGCCGAGGTCGTGGACGGCCTCACCCTGCTGATCGAGAACCCCGACGCCACGATCGCCCAGCTCATGAAGAAGATTCCGGGGCCGGACTTCCCGACCGCCGGGTTCATCTACGGCACGCAGGGCATCAAGGAGGCCTACGAGACCGGCCGCGGCCTGCTCACGCTGCGGGCCAAGGTGAACGTCGAGACCGACGAGCGGACCGACCGGGACCGGTTGATCGTCACCGAGATCCCCTACCAGGTCAACAAGGCGCGGCTCATCGAAAAGATCGCGGAGCTGATCCAGGACAAGAAGATCGAGGGCATCTCGGACCTGCGGGACGAGTCCGACCGGGACGGCTTCCGGATCGTCATCGAGCTCAAGAAGGGCGAGATCCCCCAGATCGTGCTCAACAACCTCTACAAGCACACGCAACTCCAGAGCACGTTCGGCGTCATCATGCTCGCGCTCGTCCACAACCGGCCCGAGGTGCTCAACCTCAAGCAGATCCTGCAGGCCTTCATCGAGCACCGGCGGGAGGTGGTCGTCCGCCGGACGGCCTTCGACCTGCGCAAGGCCGAGGAGCGGGCGCACATCCTGGAGGGCCTCAAGATCGCGATCGACCACCTGGACGCGGTGATCGCGCTGATCCGGCGCTCCGCCTCGCCCGAGGAGGCCCGCGGCGGCCTCATGCGCCAATTCCGCCTGACCGAGATCCAGGCCAACGCGATCCTGGACATGAAGCTCCAGCGGCTCACCCAGCTCGAGCGGAACAAGCTCGTCGAGGAGTACCAGGAGACGCTCAAGAAGATGGAGTACCTGCGCTCCATCCTGGCCAGTGAGGCTCTGGTCCGGAAGATCATCAAGGACGAGCTCGTGGCCCTCAGGGAGGAGTACAAGGACGAGCGCCGCACGAAGATCGTGCCCGAGGAGGCCGAGATCAACATCGAGGACCTGATCGCCGTGGAGGAGGTCGCGGTCACGATCTCCCACGCCGGCTACATCAAGCGGAACCCGGTCTCCCTCTATCGGGCCCAGCGGCGGGGCGGCAAGGGCAAGATCGGGATGGGGATCAAGGAGGAGGACTTCGTCGAGACCCTCTTCACCGCCTCGACGCACGACTACCTGCTGTTCTTCACCGACGCGGGCAAGGTCTACTGGCTCAAGGTCCACGAGATTCCCGAGGCGGGCCGGGCCGCCAAGGGCAAGGCCCTGGTGAACCTGCTGGCGCTGGCGAATGACGAGAAGGTCACGGCCACCCTGCCCGTCAAGGAGTTCCGCGAGGACCGCTACGTGGTCATGGCGACCCGCCAGGGCGTCATCAAGAAGACCCAGCTCTCGGCCTACGGGAACCCGCGGGCGGGCGGGATCATCGCGCTGACGCTGGACGAGGGCGACAAGCTGATCGCCGCGGAGATCACCGACGGGCAGAGGGAGATCCTCCTGGGCACCAGGCAGGGCATCGTGATCCGCTTCAAGGAGGACGAGGTCCGGCCCATGGGCCGCACCGCCCACGGGGTGCGGGGGATCACGCTCGAGGAGGGCAACGAGGTGATCGGGATGGAAACGATCACGCCCGATTCCACGACCGCGATCCTCACGATCACCGAGGGCGGCTACGGGAAGCGCACGCCGGTCACCGAGTACCGGATCCAGGGCCGGGCCGGCAAGGGCATCATCAGCGTCAAGACCACCGAGAAGAACGGGCTCGCGGTGGGCTTCCTCCAGGTGCGCGACGGGGACGAGATCATGATCATGGCTGCCCAGGGGAAGATCCTGCGCTGCCGGGTGAACGACATCAGCGAGATCGGCCGCAACACCCAGGGCGTCCGGGTCCTCGAGCTGGAAGGGCCGCAAGACCGGGTGGTCGGCGTGGCGAGGCTGGCCGAGGCCGCCGAGGAGTCCGGCGAGGGCGCGGCGGACGACAGCGGCGAGTAA
- a CDS encoding MauE/DoxX family redox-associated membrane protein: MTWPGRRIVLPWALRLFIGGIFLASAVGKGLDLPGFVEVVKTYRAFPEETLWPLALTVAGVELLLGLWLLSGWRLRDAALAGLGVNAGYAVWMTVSLLRGLELANCGCFGVFFPQPLRWYSPLEDLVLVGMCWTLSRLAGPDATCR; this comes from the coding sequence ATGACCTGGCCCGGCCGTCGAATCGTGCTGCCGTGGGCGCTTCGACTGTTCATCGGCGGAATCTTTCTCGCCTCCGCAGTCGGCAAGGGGCTCGATCTGCCCGGCTTCGTGGAGGTGGTGAAGACCTATCGGGCCTTTCCGGAAGAGACGCTCTGGCCTCTCGCGCTCACGGTGGCCGGCGTCGAGCTGCTCCTGGGGCTGTGGCTGCTCTCCGGCTGGCGCTTGCGAGACGCGGCCCTGGCGGGCCTGGGCGTGAACGCCGGCTACGCGGTCTGGATGACGGTCTCCCTCTTGCGCGGCCTGGAGCTCGCGAACTGCGGCTGCTTCGGCGTCTTCTTCCCCCAGCCGCTCCGCTGGTACTCGCCGCTGGAGGACCTCGTCCTGGTGGGCATGTGCTGGACGCTCAGCCGCCTGGCCGGCCCGGACGCCACTTGCCGGTGA
- a CDS encoding DUF721 domain-containing protein: MRKPSALTSVSAVLDGLAKRLGLESKLLEFHLRRRWPEIVGEQIAAHTRPDSIRFKKLYLLVENSVWLQQLTFLKPTLLEKINEAGGAKLVADLVLRVGEVGASAGQMAEGGRQHEELASPEPNEEVLAEAEAHAASVTDPELRARLTEVMAKALSPSRTQGASRPQSSP, from the coding sequence ATGCGGAAGCCCTCGGCTCTCACCTCCGTCTCGGCCGTGCTCGACGGCCTGGCCAAGCGCCTGGGGCTCGAATCCAAGCTCCTGGAATTCCACCTGCGGCGCCGCTGGCCCGAGATCGTCGGCGAGCAGATCGCCGCGCACACGAGGCCGGACTCCATCCGGTTCAAGAAGCTCTACCTGCTCGTGGAAAACTCGGTCTGGCTCCAGCAGCTCACCTTCTTGAAGCCAACGCTGCTGGAGAAGATCAACGAGGCCGGCGGCGCGAAGCTGGTCGCGGATCTCGTGCTGCGGGTGGGCGAGGTAGGAGCGTCAGCCGGTCAGATGGCGGAAGGCGGAAGGCAGCATGAGGAACTCGCTTCCCCGGAGCCGAACGAGGAAGTCCTCGCGGAGGCGGAGGCCCATGCGGCGTCGGTTACAGACCCCGAGCTGCGGGCCCGGCTGACGGAGGTGATGGCGAAGGCCCTGTCGCCATCTCGGACTCAGGGCGCGTCCCGGCCTCAATCTTCCCCTTGA
- a CDS encoding BrnT family toxin, whose protein sequence is MSRSFRNRFEWDPEKARQNVKKHGIAFERAATIFLDPNALSEFDEEHSRNEDRWVTLGLDVAGTLLVVCHTYHAETESSARIRIISARKASAKETTQYRGN, encoded by the coding sequence ATGTCTCGATCATTCCGGAATCGCTTCGAATGGGATCCCGAAAAAGCCAGACAGAATGTCAAGAAGCACGGGATAGCCTTCGAGCGTGCTGCGACCATCTTTCTTGACCCAAATGCCCTCTCGGAGTTCGATGAGGAACACAGCAGGAACGAAGACAGGTGGGTGACGCTGGGGCTCGACGTGGCAGGCACCTTGCTCGTGGTATGTCATACCTACCACGCGGAGACTGAAAGCAGCGCCAGAATACGGATCATCTCGGCGCGCAAGGCGAGTGCGAAGGAGACGACCCAGTATAGGGGGAACTGA
- a CDS encoding PAS domain-containing protein, translated as MRSRRELNLLYTSLPTLVLVITATALVLAAIAFRSVRTHLIEFAGESLALAASDIADKLDLVLYERYSDVQVFAKTLATHHHQTDELSQTLIEWQQVHSLYLWIGVTDAAGRVMAATEQQSLGHDYSQDAWFQAVRDRGEPYAEDAHVSEKAGGRLAVSFAAPIHGADKQFLGAVTARVGLPSLETILARTVRLFLTERRISGEVEWLLTASDGRVLADSTLGPQSQIHHVEPVLLPSAFLLTAAIQPGYVEEVHAKRRVPVLTGYARTEGYGRFRGFQWGVLVRLPRADVVAPIRKLLWQLGSAAVLVGGPMFAFLLWTSMQLRKEWKGAQDRENRLATTLASITDAVFVTDREGRISSLNRAAEALTEWPEQEAIGKPLAEVVALTQQAPSRRPVDNPVLRALREGVSVALPAEVSLLTRNKKARAVEGNSAPIRDLDGDFIGGLLVLRDVTARGLVERRRAAQYEVTRALAESSSLADAAPRILQAVCESLDWDEGALWRVDAAANRLRCVALWHKPSRSYPEFDKVTRETTFAPGIGLPGRVWSSGNPAWIPDVCQDDNFPRAPIAKREGLHAAFGFPIVTGGTVFGVLEFFSHEIRQPDPDLFELLRATGAQIGQFCQRKELEAKVRDRPQT; from the coding sequence ATGAGAAGCCGTCGCGAGCTGAACCTCCTCTACACGTCCCTGCCGACGCTCGTCCTGGTCATCACGGCGACCGCGCTGGTGCTCGCCGCGATCGCCTTCCGCAGCGTGCGGACCCACCTGATCGAGTTCGCCGGCGAGAGCCTGGCCCTGGCCGCCTCGGACATCGCGGACAAGCTGGACCTCGTCTTATACGAGCGGTACAGCGACGTGCAGGTGTTCGCCAAGACTCTGGCGACGCATCACCATCAGACGGACGAGCTGTCCCAGACCCTGATCGAATGGCAGCAGGTTCATTCCCTGTACCTCTGGATCGGCGTGACCGACGCCGCCGGCCGGGTGATGGCCGCGACCGAGCAGCAGAGCCTGGGGCATGATTACAGCCAGGACGCCTGGTTCCAGGCGGTGCGCGACCGGGGTGAGCCCTACGCGGAGGACGCCCACGTGTCGGAGAAGGCCGGCGGCCGTCTGGCCGTCTCCTTCGCCGCTCCGATCCACGGCGCCGACAAGCAGTTCCTGGGCGCCGTCACGGCACGGGTGGGGCTGCCCTCCCTGGAGACGATCCTGGCCCGGACCGTGCGGCTGTTCCTGACGGAGCGTCGCATCTCCGGTGAAGTCGAGTGGCTGTTGACGGCCAGCGACGGGCGGGTCCTTGCCGACTCGACCTTGGGTCCGCAAAGCCAGATCCATCACGTGGAGCCGGTCCTGCTTCCCTCGGCCTTCCTGCTGACCGCCGCCATCCAGCCGGGCTACGTCGAGGAGGTGCACGCCAAACGCCGCGTGCCGGTCCTGACCGGCTATGCGAGGACCGAGGGCTACGGCCGCTTCCGCGGATTCCAGTGGGGCGTGCTCGTGCGCCTGCCGCGCGCCGACGTGGTGGCGCCGATCCGGAAGCTCCTCTGGCAGCTCGGCTCGGCCGCCGTGCTGGTCGGGGGGCCGATGTTCGCCTTTCTGCTCTGGACCTCGATGCAATTGCGGAAGGAATGGAAGGGCGCGCAAGACCGGGAGAACCGGCTCGCGACGACCCTGGCCAGCATCACCGACGCGGTCTTCGTGACCGACCGAGAGGGCCGCATCTCCTCGCTCAACAGGGCGGCCGAAGCCCTGACCGAATGGCCCGAGCAGGAGGCGATCGGGAAGCCGCTGGCCGAGGTCGTCGCCCTGACCCAGCAGGCTCCGTCACGCCGCCCCGTGGACAATCCCGTCCTCCGCGCCCTGCGGGAGGGTGTCTCCGTCGCGCTGCCGGCTGAAGTTTCGCTGCTGACGAGGAACAAAAAGGCCCGGGCCGTGGAGGGGAACAGCGCGCCGATCCGGGACCTCGACGGCGACTTCATCGGCGGCCTGCTGGTCCTGCGCGACGTCACCGCTCGGGGGCTCGTGGAGCGCCGGCGCGCCGCCCAGTATGAAGTGACGCGGGCCCTGGCCGAGTCCTCCTCCCTGGCGGACGCGGCGCCCCGCATCCTCCAGGCCGTCTGCGAGAGTCTCGACTGGGACGAGGGCGCCCTCTGGCGCGTGGACGCGGCCGCAAACCGGTTGCGGTGCGTGGCGCTCTGGCACAAACCCTCGCGGAGCTACCCGGAGTTCGACAAGGTCACCCGCGAGACGACCTTCGCGCCAGGGATCGGGCTGCCGGGCCGGGTCTGGTCGAGCGGCAATCCCGCCTGGATCCCCGACGTCTGCCAGGACGACAACTTCCCGCGGGCGCCGATCGCCAAGCGGGAGGGGCTGCACGCCGCCTTCGGATTCCCCATCGTGACCGGCGGCACCGTCTTCGGCGTGCTGGAATTCTTCAGCCACGAGATCCGCCAGCCCGACCCCGATCTCTTCGAGCTGCTGCGGGCCACCGGAGCGCAGATCGGACAGTTCTGCCAGCGCAAGGAGCTGGAAGCCAAAGTCCGCGACCGGCCCCAGACCTAG
- a CDS encoding PIN domain-containing protein, giving the protein MTDRVFLDTNVLVYLFDADASAKQRRVREILSDPALRGRLILSTQVLQEFYVCVTRKLAVPLDPEAAAQAVRDLAAWPVVQIDPALILSAIARSRTTQLSFWDALIVEAALAGGAASLYSEDLQAGRVIEGLRISNPFQEGSPASRTR; this is encoded by the coding sequence ATGACGGACCGCGTCTTCCTGGACACCAATGTTCTCGTCTACCTGTTCGACGCCGATGCCTCGGCCAAACAGCGCCGGGTCCGGGAGATCCTCTCCGACCCCGCCCTGCGAGGGCGACTCATCCTCAGCACGCAGGTCCTCCAAGAGTTTTACGTCTGCGTGACCAGGAAACTGGCCGTGCCGCTCGATCCGGAGGCGGCAGCCCAAGCGGTCCGAGACCTGGCGGCTTGGCCCGTCGTCCAGATTGATCCTGCCCTGATCCTCTCAGCCATTGCGCGCAGCCGGACAACGCAACTCTCCTTCTGGGATGCGCTGATCGTGGAAGCCGCGCTTGCAGGCGGCGCCGCGTCTCTGTACTCCGAGGACCTTCAGGCCGGGCGCGTGATCGAAGGGCTCAGGATCAGCAATCCGTTCCAGGAAGGCTCACCGGCCTCCCGGACCCGCTGA
- the smpB gene encoding SsrA-binding protein SmpB — translation MAKDKERDSGEKVVATNRKAFHDYHVEERLEAGIVLRGTEVKSLRAGQVNLRDSYASVDRGEVFLHNCHISPYSHGNVMNHDPLRPRKLLLHRKEISKLLGQTQQKGLTLIPLRIYFSPRGQAKVEIALARGKKQYDRREAIKEREAGREVERAMKGRRERE, via the coding sequence ATGGCGAAGGATAAGGAAAGGGACAGCGGCGAGAAGGTCGTGGCCACGAACCGAAAGGCCTTCCACGACTATCACGTCGAGGAGAGGCTGGAGGCCGGGATCGTCCTGCGGGGCACGGAGGTGAAGTCGCTGCGCGCGGGGCAGGTCAACCTGCGGGACAGTTATGCCTCGGTGGACCGGGGGGAGGTGTTCCTCCACAACTGCCACATCAGCCCCTACAGTCACGGGAACGTCATGAACCACGATCCCCTGCGGCCCCGCAAGCTGCTCCTGCACCGGAAGGAGATCAGCAAGCTGCTCGGTCAGACGCAGCAGAAGGGCCTGACGCTGATCCCGCTCCGGATCTATTTCAGCCCGCGGGGCCAGGCCAAGGTGGAGATCGCGCTGGCGCGCGGCAAGAAACAGTACGATCGGCGCGAGGCGATCAAGGAACGGGAGGCAGGGCGCGAAGTCGAGCGGGCAATGAAAGGGAGAAGAGAACGCGAGTGA